The stretch of DNA TGGGATTCTTCGATCATATGAGAGAGTGAAAAGGGAATTAAAAATTtcgaatcaataaatctgagaaaagaaaaaaacaataaagatCGAAATTTTAGtggaaaatagaaaataaaacaaaaaaatcagtGCTTTCCGGGTTCGGTTTCAGCGATGATGTTTTAGTGTTTTCATGCGTGTTCGGTTTCAgcgaaaagaaaaataaaaatggattttttttaaaaaaacattttgtttttttttaactgagttaaaaaccggccggtttttccgGTTCATACTGGTTCACACTGGTTTTTTACCGGTTCCACTGCCTAGCGGTTATGGCTAGTCATCCGGACCGCTGAGGTGCCCGGTTCACGGCCGAACCGGTCGGACCGACCGATCCGGTTTTAAAAACATTGATATTTAGATACCttaggcacatgttaacaagattttatttttttataacaaagttctttttttgttgagaaaaaTGCACTTATAGCATATCATTAATCAAGAGGCGTTCAATACAATAAGGGATGTCAACCATAATTTGAGGACTAACTATATATGAGCCCGCCTTAGCTAATCTATGAGCCACCTTATTTGCTTGTCGCCTGATAAACTTCACACTAgagttattataaaaattaaaaaagagttGTCTACAATGCGAAATAATATCTCCCAGCTCAGTATCATCACTCTTGTTGGAATGAAATTTATCCACCACAACTTTCGAATCAAGTTCTAAATCAACAGGACCCAAATTCAACTCGTGCGCCCAATTAAGAGCGGAAAGTAGATCGAGAGCTTTGCCAATCTTCACATCACATAACAAAGTGAATTGTTCATATTTTCCTAATACATAAGCACCAAGCTCGTCTCTAATACATATACCGATACCAACTCTATTACTTAACGATGAAAAAGACGCATCAACATTGCATTTTACCCACCCTGTCGCCAGTTTTTTCCACTTGTGTTCCTCCACTCTCGGCTGGACTGAAGGATCAGTTCTAGCagaataaaatttaagtgtttgaaaaatttagttgttgtaagtataaaatgacataaaaatacatggttagtggatagttattataattttacaaaataataaaaataataagcgtaaatatgaaatagaatgtaaaaagctataagctataagcttatACGCCACTTTAATAGCATCTCAAGAAGCGCTATAAGCTAATTAGATAAGTTTGTTAGCAAACACgtccatttttatcaaacaagcttataagctagtccaataatcTTTTTTGGGTATTCTTATGGGCTCAATCCAAGAAGGTGTGAAATTATGTTATCGATGCTTTGAGAAAAGCGGCTAGCTTTTTGGGAAAGTTGCTCTTTATGCCCCTTATATTGCTCTCAGGCCTCCCAAACTGATGAAATTACCCTCTAGAGCAACTTCGGAATGCAGGATCTGAAATTGTAACACTTCGAAACATAGGATCCGAATGGATCTTTCAAAGCATTAAAGCATCAACCATAGCTAGTATTACCTCCAGAGCACAACCATAGCCATAAACTAACATCAAAGGATCAAAGCATTCACTAAAATTTCACAAAGAATGGTGAAATTGTTGTTtatgcgtttcaaacccttcaCTGTTTCTGTGTTGTTTATGCTTTCCTGCATTTTTGTTCTAAAGCGTTCTTTCGGATTAGTCGACCCAAACCCTTCACTGTTTCTGTTTCTGtgttgcttataatttgggataagaaaaagtgattttttagcttattttaaattaccataaaatatttaattttcataaaattaaaatgcaaaaataAGTTGTCTCActaactataaaataa from Trifolium pratense cultivar HEN17-A07 linkage group LG5, ARS_RC_1.1, whole genome shotgun sequence encodes:
- the LOC123886391 gene encoding uncharacterized protein LOC123886391 gives rise to the protein MVVLWRTDPSVQPRVEEHKWKKLATGWVKCNVDASFSSLSNRVGIGICIRDELGAYVLGKYEQFTLLCDVKIGKALDLLSALNWAHELNLGPVDLELDSKVVVDKFHSNKSDDTELGDIISHCRQLFFNFYNNSSVKFIRRQANKVAHRLAKAGSYIVSPQIMVDIPYCIERLLINDML